A region of Aphanothece sacrum FPU1 DNA encodes the following proteins:
- a CDS encoding cation:proton antiporter has product MEESFELTLQIVMTVLAGISAQVAAEFLKVPSIVFLLLFGILLGPEVLNLLHPHQLGVGLEVLVALSVAIILFEGGLNLELRDLGRVSGTLRNLVTVGTLITLIGGGMAAHWLAEFPWSIAFLYAALVVVTGPTVISPLLKQVQVDRQVATLLEGEGVLIDPVGAILAVVVLDTILNSNASAIEIFSGLGIRFVIGLIIGGLGGGLLGFILKNTNFLSDDLKNLIVLAGVWGLFGLSQLCRSESGLMATVVAGVVLKASAIPEERLIRRFKGQLTVLSVSVLFVLLAADLSIDSIFALGWGSVLTVLTLMLVVRPISVAVCTINSGLSWRQKLFLAWISPRGIVSASVASLFAILLTQRGINGGESIKAMVFLTIMMTVFVQGLSARWVAQTLKINSLEATGAVIIGCNSLGRLIGRLFQQQGESVVLIDTDPESCYQAQLEGLSVFQSSGLDPDVLEEAGIQSMGTFMALTSNGEVNLVLAQRAVEEFHPPRVFAVFPSNSPQNNHKTKVNAAFVDQQLIKTWNEYLHEGQIKLGKTSFKEPGFSLQQAHFQALIRAGELLPLLVKRQGSLQVVKATEDWQLADEVMYLLHDPRPKLLKRLSGGIQSSRELVLEPLSEVEEIPLVSRMKEPVASDSWTATMKS; this is encoded by the coding sequence ATGGAAGAATCTTTTGAACTAACTTTACAAATTGTGATGACTGTTCTTGCAGGCATCAGCGCACAAGTGGCAGCAGAATTTTTGAAAGTACCGAGTATTGTTTTTTTACTGTTGTTTGGCATTCTTTTGGGGCCAGAAGTGCTAAACCTGCTCCATCCCCATCAACTAGGAGTAGGATTAGAAGTATTAGTAGCCTTATCAGTTGCCATTATCTTGTTTGAGGGCGGATTAAATTTAGAATTACGAGATTTGGGACGGGTATCAGGGACACTGCGAAATCTTGTTACCGTTGGCACTCTGATCACCTTAATTGGGGGAGGAATGGCAGCCCACTGGTTAGCTGAATTTCCTTGGTCTATTGCCTTTCTCTATGCAGCCTTAGTGGTTGTGACGGGGCCAACAGTCATTAGTCCCCTACTCAAACAAGTTCAGGTTGATCGCCAAGTGGCCACCTTGCTTGAAGGTGAAGGGGTTCTCATTGACCCGGTAGGAGCAATTTTGGCGGTAGTGGTATTAGATACAATTCTTAATAGTAATGCTAGTGCGATAGAAATTTTTAGCGGTTTAGGGATACGATTTGTCATTGGCCTGATTATTGGGGGGCTTGGTGGGGGTTTATTAGGGTTTATTCTCAAAAATACGAACTTTTTATCAGACGATCTCAAAAATCTGATTGTTTTAGCCGGAGTTTGGGGACTGTTTGGGTTGTCCCAACTGTGTCGTAGTGAATCTGGACTAATGGCTACGGTGGTTGCAGGTGTTGTCTTGAAGGCTTCCGCTATTCCTGAAGAAAGGCTCATTAGACGCTTTAAAGGACAACTAACCGTATTATCTGTGTCAGTTTTGTTTGTCCTATTAGCAGCAGATCTCTCAATTGATAGTATCTTTGCTTTAGGATGGGGCAGTGTTTTAACAGTTCTGACCCTGATGTTGGTGGTACGGCCTATTAGTGTGGCTGTGTGTACAATTAACAGTGGACTGAGTTGGCGACAAAAACTATTTTTAGCTTGGATTTCTCCACGAGGCATTGTCTCAGCCTCAGTGGCTTCTCTATTTGCTATTTTATTGACCCAAAGGGGCATTAATGGGGGAGAGTCCATCAAAGCGATGGTTTTTCTCACCATTATGATGACAGTTTTTGTTCAAGGGTTATCGGCCCGTTGGGTAGCTCAAACTTTAAAAATTAATTCCTTAGAAGCAACCGGAGCCGTTATTATTGGCTGTAATTCCTTGGGACGTTTAATAGGAAGATTGTTTCAACAACAAGGGGAATCAGTTGTATTGATTGATACTGATCCCGAATCCTGTTATCAAGCTCAACTTGAAGGGTTGTCAGTGTTTCAAAGTAGTGGACTTGACCCTGATGTCTTAGAAGAAGCGGGTATTCAGTCTATGGGAACGTTTATGGCCTTAACCAGTAATGGAGAGGTTAATCTCGTTTTGGCTCAGCGAGCAGTAGAAGAATTTCATCCTCCTCGTGTATTTGCTGTTTTTCCCAGTAATTCCCCGCAAAATAATCATAAAACCAAAGTAAATGCGGCTTTTGTCGATCAACAGTTGATTAAAACATGGAATGAATATCTCCATGAAGGACAAATTAAATTAGGGAAAACTTCCTTTAAAGAACCCGGATTTTCTTTACAACAGGCTCATTTTCAGGCTCTAATTCGAGCAGGCGAACTCTTACCCTTATTAGTTAAACGACAAGGTAGTCTACAAGTGGTTAAAGCAACGGAAGACTGGCAACTTGCGGATGAAGTGATGTATCTTTTACATGATCCCCGTCCAAAACTGCTCAAACGTCTTTCTGGAGGCATTCAATCTTCCCGTGAGTTAGTCTTAGAACCCTTATCAGAAGTGGAAGAAATCCCCCTGGTTTCCCGAATGAAAGAACCAGTGGCCTCAGATTCTTGGACGGCCACTATGAAGTCTTAA
- a CDS encoding glutamate-5-semialdehyde dehydrogenase, whose amino-acid sequence MVATTSQSLSLIEIAQKTRESSRQLAILSTEARNQAIEAMAEALEMASHEIIQANEADCQAAEFAGISQPLYNRLKLGETKLKATIKGVRDVIKLSDPVGSIQIKRELDQGLILKRVTCPLGVLGIIFEARPEALIQITSLAIKSGNGVILKGGKEAIKSCQILVKVIREALINTQVNPDAVQLLTTREEIQALLELDKYVDLIIPRGSNEFVRYIQANTIIPVLGHADGICHLYIDKEADIEKAISITIDSKTQYPAACNAIETLLVHGDIAGKILPQIAQALITHKVELKGDKLTKNYLNITVATDEDWKTEYSDLILSIKIVESLEEAINHINTYGSKHTDAIVTEDNNVAEIFLNKVDAAGVFHNCSTRFADGFRYGFGAEVGISTQKMPPRGPVGLEGLVTYKYQMTGNGHIVDTYSGENSKSFTHKDLLE is encoded by the coding sequence ATGGTCGCCACTACTTCTCAATCTTTATCTCTGATTGAAATTGCTCAAAAAACTCGTGAATCCTCCCGTCAATTAGCCATTCTTTCAACAGAAGCTCGTAATCAGGCAATAGAAGCGATGGCTGAAGCTTTAGAAATGGCTTCCCATGAAATTATACAAGCTAATGAAGCTGACTGTCAAGCAGCAGAATTCGCCGGAATTTCTCAACCTTTATATAACCGTTTAAAGCTAGGAGAAACGAAATTAAAAGCCACTATAAAGGGGGTTAGAGATGTCATTAAATTATCTGATCCTGTCGGTAGTATACAAATTAAAAGAGAATTAGATCAAGGATTAATATTAAAACGAGTTACCTGTCCTTTAGGGGTATTAGGTATCATTTTTGAAGCTCGTCCTGAAGCTTTAATTCAAATTACCAGTTTAGCTATAAAATCTGGTAATGGAGTAATTTTGAAAGGAGGGAAAGAAGCTATTAAGTCTTGTCAAATTTTAGTTAAAGTTATTCGAGAGGCTTTAATTAATACTCAAGTTAATCCTGATGCGGTACAACTTTTGACTACTCGTGAAGAAATTCAAGCTTTATTAGAGTTAGATAAATATGTCGATCTAATTATTCCTAGAGGCTCTAATGAATTTGTGCGTTATATTCAAGCAAATACTATTATTCCTGTCTTAGGTCATGCGGATGGTATTTGTCATTTATATATAGATAAAGAAGCAGATATAGAGAAGGCTATCTCTATTACTATAGATTCTAAAACTCAATATCCTGCTGCTTGTAATGCTATTGAAACTTTATTGGTTCATGGAGATATTGCAGGAAAAATTTTACCACAAATAGCACAAGCATTAATTACCCATAAAGTAGAATTAAAAGGGGATAAATTAACTAAAAATTATCTTAATATTACAGTCGCAACTGATGAAGATTGGAAGACGGAATATAGTGATCTAATTTTGTCTATTAAGATTGTAGAATCTTTAGAAGAAGCGATTAATCACATTAATACTTATGGTTCAAAACATACGGATGCTATTGTGACAGAAGATAATAATGTGGCTGAAATTTTCTTAAATAAAGTTGATGCGGCGGGGGTATTTCATAACTGTTCAACTCGGTTTGCTGATGGGTTTCGTTATGGGTTTGGGGCCGAAGTAGGAATCAGTACCCAAAAAATGCCCCCTAGAGGCCCTGTTGGATTGGAAGGTTTGGTAACATATAAATATCAAATGACAGGAAATGGCCATATAGTAGACACTTATTCTGGTGAAAATAGTAAATCTTTTACCCATAAAGATCTGTTAGAGTAG
- a CDS encoding phage holin family protein: MDLLIAWLVTAISLLIIAQLPIGVEIDNFGKALVAAIVFGILNAVIKPILVVLTIPLTILTLGLFLFVVNAIVFGLAAALVQGFRLRYGFWSAIFGSVFLSIVNSLLLNIVKSAT; the protein is encoded by the coding sequence ATGGATCTTTTAATCGCTTGGTTAGTAACTGCAATCAGTTTATTAATTATTGCTCAATTACCTATTGGGGTAGAGATTGATAATTTTGGTAAAGCGTTAGTCGCAGCCATTGTTTTTGGCATTTTGAATGCGGTTATTAAACCGATTTTAGTTGTTTTAACGATTCCTTTAACTATCTTAACTTTGGGTTTATTTTTGTTTGTTGTAAATGCCATTGTCTTTGGTTTAGCGGCAGCTTTAGTTCAAGGTTTTAGGTTACGTTATGGGTTTTGGAGTGCCATTTTTGGTTCAGTTTTCCTCAGTATAGTTAATAGTTTGTTATTGAATATTGTCAAGAGTGCAACTTAA
- a CDS encoding DNA phosphorothioation system restriction enzyme, translating into MDEDNIINLSIDWDRLIQEYEKRSRRSQVAEKKGIYQVSSQKNPSLPPSIQLRDYQQQAVINWFKNKGRGTLKMATGSGKTITALAIAIELYQKIGLKVLLVVCPYRHLVTQWDRECQKFNLNPILAFDSVHHWQNELSNQLYNIHSSHQSFLTIITTNSTLISEGFQSQVKFFPDKSLIIGDEAHHLGSPRLEESLPRNIGLRLALSATPERYFDEEGTESLLSYFGKIIQPEFTLKDAIKKQALVSYLYYPIFVELTESEAFIYAKLTQRIGWALAKNERLINNENLTSLLMQRSRLIGTAENKLIALQELMKTRLDTHHTLFYCGDGYIDNGTHNYQRQIEAVTRILGVELGYRVNTYTAETPLEEREKIRQQFERGDLQGLVSIRCLDEGVDIPEIQQAVILASTGNPHQFIQRRGRVLRPYPNKKQATIYDMIVMPPDLDRATWEVERNLLRKELKRFMEFAKIANNAEEASQKLMDIQEQYKL; encoded by the coding sequence ATGGATGAAGATAACATTATTAATTTAAGCATTGATTGGGATAGATTAATACAAGAATATGAAAAGCGATCGCGTCGTTCTCAAGTAGCAGAAAAAAAAGGAATTTATCAGGTTTCCTCTCAAAAAAATCCTAGTTTACCCCCTTCTATTCAATTACGAGATTATCAACAGCAAGCGGTTATTAATTGGTTTAAAAATAAGGGTAGAGGAACATTAAAAATGGCTACTGGAAGCGGTAAAACTATTACTGCTTTAGCCATTGCTATAGAATTATATCAAAAAATAGGACTAAAAGTTTTATTAGTTGTTTGTCCTTATCGTCATTTAGTCACCCAATGGGACAGAGAATGTCAAAAGTTTAACCTCAATCCTATTTTAGCATTTGATAGCGTTCATCACTGGCAAAATGAATTGTCTAATCAATTATATAATATTCATTCAAGTCATCAATCTTTTTTGACTATTATTACTACAAACTCTACTTTAATTAGCGAAGGATTTCAATCTCAAGTTAAATTTTTCCCTGACAAAAGTTTAATTATTGGTGATGAAGCACATCATTTAGGTTCCCCTCGTCTTGAAGAAAGTTTACCTCGAAATATTGGTTTAAGATTAGCTTTATCTGCCACTCCTGAAAGATATTTTGATGAAGAAGGAACCGAGTCATTATTGAGTTATTTTGGAAAAATAATTCAACCAGAATTCACCTTAAAAGATGCCATCAAAAAACAAGCATTAGTCTCTTATTTATACTATCCTATTTTTGTTGAATTAACAGAATCAGAAGCTTTTATTTATGCTAAATTAACACAGCGAATTGGTTGGGCATTAGCTAAGAATGAAAGGTTGATCAATAATGAAAATCTCACCTCTTTATTAATGCAGCGATCGCGGTTAATAGGTACAGCAGAAAATAAATTAATAGCCTTACAAGAGTTAATGAAAACTCGTTTAGATACCCATCATACACTCTTTTATTGTGGAGATGGTTATATAGACAATGGAACCCATAATTATCAACGACAAATTGAAGCTGTTACCCGTATTTTAGGAGTAGAATTAGGATATAGAGTTAATACTTATACAGCAGAAACTCCTTTAGAAGAACGAGAAAAAATCCGACAACAATTTGAGAGAGGAGACTTACAAGGGTTAGTATCAATTCGTTGTTTAGATGAAGGAGTAGACATACCTGAAATTCAACAAGCGGTAATTTTAGCAAGTACAGGAAACCCGCATCAATTTATTCAAAGACGAGGACGAGTTTTACGTCCCTATCCTAATAAGAAACAAGCTACCATTTATGATATGATAGTTATGCCTCCAGATTTAGATCGGGCAACTTGGGAAGTGGAAAGAAACTTATTAAGAAAAGAATTAAAACGGTTTATGGAATTTGCTAAAATTGCTAATAATGCTGAAGAAGCAAGTCAAAAATTAATGGACATTCAAGAACAATATAAATTATAA
- a CDS encoding toxin-antitoxin system HicB family antitoxin, producing the protein MSRLTVKLPETLHQQLVNLAQKEGISLNQYIVYALTRQVSIAYTVTSLSENDITQQKQSFFHLIQELGEIDDKSIDVILSQREKVTSDDELSQEIFDQLSHKISQKKSTK; encoded by the coding sequence ATGAGTCGTTTAACTGTAAAATTACCGGAAACACTTCATCAACAATTAGTTAATTTAGCCCAAAAAGAAGGAATATCTTTAAATCAATATATTGTCTATGCTTTAACCCGTCAAGTCTCTATTGCTTATACTGTTACCAGTCTATCAGAAAACGACATTACACAACAAAAGCAATCATTTTTTCATCTAATTCAAGAATTAGGAGAAATAGACGATAAAAGTATTGATGTCATATTATCTCAACGAGAAAAAGTTACCTCAGATGACGAATTAAGTCAAGAAATTTTTGATCAATTAAGTCATAAAATTTCTCAAAAAAAATCAACGAAGTAG
- a CDS encoding PIN domain-containing protein: MISIYYTWRPTSPDPGDDLVIDCGMNGNAIIITSNIRDFKRAKKALGLQVMTPTELGIKLVNNKEE, translated from the coding sequence TTGATCTCAATATACTACACATGGCGACCTACTTCTCCCGACCCAGGAGATGATTTAGTTATTGACTGTGGAATGAATGGAAATGCCATTATCATTACTTCAAATATTCGTGATTTTAAAAGGGCAAAAAAAGCGTTAGGATTACAAGTGATGACACCCACAGAACTCGGTATTAAATTAGTCAATAATAAGGAGGAATAA